From Citricoccus sp. SGAir0253, a single genomic window includes:
- a CDS encoding helix-turn-helix transcriptional regulator, with product MTESESPRLPVVISDPQAIRALAHEARLEALEELYASQSTRTATELASRCGLSPSAMSYHLRALEKYGFVERSPSEGDGRERRWKAAGHSLLVDSLDHTPASKLAFIDVQLTTFRDRIMKEVARREAEDQAHPVPEGDPAPPGRRRPPVLSTGMIFLDAGQRAEFQSRLAALIDEFEQLNPAAERSVDAERVYYLVSVLADAPGAGD from the coding sequence ATGACAGAGAGTGAGAGCCCGCGCCTGCCGGTGGTCATCTCCGACCCCCAGGCGATCCGGGCCCTGGCCCACGAGGCCCGGCTGGAGGCGCTCGAGGAGCTCTACGCCTCCCAGTCGACCCGCACGGCCACGGAGCTGGCCTCCCGCTGCGGGCTCTCGCCCTCGGCCATGAGCTACCACCTGCGCGCGCTGGAGAAGTACGGGTTCGTGGAGCGATCCCCGTCCGAGGGCGACGGGCGCGAGCGGCGCTGGAAGGCCGCGGGCCACTCGCTGCTGGTGGACTCGCTGGACCACACCCCCGCCTCCAAGCTGGCGTTCATCGACGTCCAGCTCACCACCTTCCGCGACCGCATCATGAAGGAGGTCGCCCGGCGCGAGGCGGAGGACCAGGCCCACCCGGTCCCCGAGGGGGACCCGGCCCCGCCCGGCCGGCGCCGGCCGCCCGTGCTGTCCACCGGGATGATCTTCCTCGACGCCGGCCAGCGCGCCGAGTTCCAGTCCCGCCTGGCGGCGCTGATCGACGAGTTCGAGCAGCTCAACCCGGCCGCCGAGCGCTCGGTGGACGCCGAGCGCGTCTACTACCTCGTGTCGGTGCTGGCGGACGCCCCGGGCGCCGGGGACTGA